The sequence CCCACTTCGGCCCGTTGATGAGAAGCTACTACATAGTTTTCGAAATTGGTTAGTGGGAACCATCGGAAACAAGTATCCGAGGGACGTCTTCACCGGTCTGCGTGGCATGGCTTGGTTCTCGACCCTAAATACAGACAAACTATGGCTTTCTGATGGCGTAAGTTTATTAACTAAGTATTATATGTTGTTATTTACTGCTTTTTACTgttgttatttgtttttttttttttaatgttgtaatGTGGTTGTGCTGACTTATTTATATGTGCTGTGCAGCATTTGGATGCTGCTTTCCATATGATGAGGAGGAGGCAACACTTCTTCCCGGAGTTGTACCCACGTAAGTGTACTGTCATGCCATCTTGGTTTACCTCATCGTTGAGGGGTCGGTGGGATGCTTGGAAGAGCAATACTGACCATGATGGTTTTGTTTGGGATGAGTCCATCTTGGAACTCCTTCGTGGGGATCCAAACCAATTTTTGCCTTCTTGGAAGGGTATGGAGTGCATATACATGGCCCTGTTCTTGAACGGACCGAAACATTGGATCGCTATGGAGGTCAATCTTGAGTTGTGGAAGATATTCCTCTTCGATTCGAGTCTTGGATCTCTAACGAACGACGAACTGAATTCGCTTATGGATGTGTGGTGCCCTTTACTAGCCAAATTGGTGGACCAGTGTGGTGTATGTGACACTCATTACATGGTGATGGTCCCTCAAATGACAGCCTCCGAAAGTCAGGTCAGACCCTTCGACTGGGAAATGATGGACAATAAAGTTGTACCTCAGACAAAATCGAGGTAATTTAAAtgcattttttttatagtatgtttattaattaacaaaaaaaatttataatattctcTATGGTTTATTAAATTTTGTGTTTACCTACTATTGCAGCGGCGATTGTGGAATGTACGTCATAGAGCATATTGAGCATAAGTTATTGGATCTACCATTCGATGGAGTACATGATCAGCATATGTCGCTCTTTCGCCAGAGATGGGCAGTAGATTTATTCTACCAGAACTTGGCATGAACTTtagatgtttaattttttatatttgttgaaCAATGTTTACTTTTACACTTTTCAATTTGAACAAACTACTTtcactaaaattattttattttatcagtaGAACTTGTTTTTGGCTCAGATTTTTAACAAAGTTTAGaaataattttctaagaaaTACGTAACAGTACAACacatgttcatgccacaaattaaaaatattttacaccataaatataaataacataatagtCCAGCGCATCACAATactaataaactaaaaatttatgttAAACCTCGGTAGGTGCAAGTGCTTCTGTTGTGTCCCGTGGCACCGCACTTGCTACATTTTCGTGATTTGATAATCCTTTCACCATTACAAGCAGTTCGGTTGTTCTTAATTCTTCCAACCTTTTGCTTCTTGGGTCGCCCTACTGGTTGCTTCTCAACAGGCACTCCAACTGTCATGTTCTTTATGTCATCAGGTAattcccaatcatcctcgtcaccaactGGCATAATTGTTCCTTCGTATGTTCTCCTCCAATATTCTGTTGTGTAATATGGCGAGCATAGTGTGTACACGCTAATACTTCGCTCCTGAGATGCAGCACATGCATGAGGACAAGGAAACTTCATGCACTGGAACAAGCCGCAAGTGCAACTCTTTTCCTGCAAGTCCACTACGCCACCGGTGAGAACTGTTCTTCCAGGGTGAACCTACAACGTGTAAGGCCCGCATGAGTCAACGTTCAAAAACCGacctttttcaaaatgcaatgccaagtcctcctccatttctggtgctaggGGTTTCGTCCACTTGTCAGCTTTTTCTTTTCGTGAAGCAAACCACTTCTGGACTTTGGACCTCAGGAATGCTACGGCGGTGATCGGGAAGcctcttgcatccttagttGTGTTGTTGAAGCTCTCAGCCCAGTTGCTCGTCATTACATTGTAACGTACCCCTGGAAAGTACGACCGAACCCATTTTTCAAATCCGATTTCCTCAAGATATTTTGCAACCGCTGGATTCATGGCCCGAATGTTCTCAAATTCTCTGTGAAACTCTGATCTTGAATAGTGTACGCACACgtgtaaatgtgattcgtgaagacgtcagtcttg is a genomic window of Cannabis sativa cultivar Pink pepper isolate KNU-18-1 chromosome 9, ASM2916894v1, whole genome shotgun sequence containing:
- the LOC133030832 gene encoding uncharacterized protein LOC133030832, which encodes MMRRRQHFFPELYPRKCTVMPSWFTSSLRGRWDAWKSNTDHDGFVWDESILELLRGDPNQFLPSWKGMECIYMALFLNGPKHWIAMEVNLELWKIFLFDSSLGSLTNDELNSLMDVWCPLLAKLVDQCGVCDTHYMVMVPQMTASESQVRPFDWEMMDNKVVPQTKSSGDCGMYVIEHIEHKLLDLPFDGVHDQHMSLFRQRWAVDLFYQNLA